Below is a window of Blastopirellula marina DNA.
TTGGCAACGTCCAAGGTGTCGTCGTCCAGACTAAGAGCGCGGTATCTTCCTCGTCCAGCAGCGGGAAGCGAACGTAAACGCTGGGATCAGCAACTTGGCGGTACCCTTGGCCCACTTCGCCAGAGCTGAGTGCGGTTCCACCCTGGGCCCACCACCAGACGATCTTGTGACCCTGATAGAGTAGACCGCGATCGTATAAGTTCTTCAGTGACCACCACACGCTTTCAACGAAGCTCTTGTGGTAGGTGACGTATGCTTCTTCCAAGTTGACCCAAAAGCCGAGACGCTGCGTCAGGCGTTCCCACTCTTGCATGTAGCGCCAGACGCTGGCCTGGCATTTGTGGATGAACGGTTCGACGCCGTAGTTCTCGATCTCTTCCTTCGAATGGATCCCGAGTTCTTTACAGACCTCGACTTCCACCGGCAGACCATGGGTGTCCCAGCCTGCTTTTCGTTCGCAGTAATAACCCCGCATCGTGCGATAGCGCGGGAATACGTCTTTGATCGCACGCGTTAAGCAGTGCCCAGGATGAGGCATGCCGTTAGCGGTCGGTGGACCCTCGTAAAAGACGAACGGCTTGTTGCCGGCTCGTGCTTCGAGCGACTTTTCGTAAATCTGATTCTCTTGCCAATACTCGAGGATTTTGGTTTCCATGGCGGGAAACGAAACATTCTGGGGGATGCTTTCAAACATCGAATCTCATCTTCCTCGGAGCATTAAACCAAGGAAGGAGCGTCGCTGCTCCTTCCACTGAACCCTCAACTGGGTGAAGGCCGGTTAAAGAACACGGCCTCCTTATAAGACTTATCGGGACGAAACTAGGTTCACCAGCGGTAACCTAATCGTCATCGTCACCTTCTTCCTTTTCTTCTTCCTCGGAATCGGATTCTTCCGATTCTTCCTCGTCGTCGAAGAATTCTTCTTCGAAGCCTTCGTCGTCATCTTCTTCTTCGATTAAGTCATCCTCGAAGGAATCGTCATCAGGTGTGCTTTCGTCTTCGAATTCCTCGAAGTCTTCGTCGAAGTCGTCGTCGAAGTCATCCTCATCGAAATCCTCTTCGACATCTTCGTCGTATTCGTCATCGGTCGCTACAATCGAATCAGACGGAAAGTTGCCGTGGGGTAGTTGCCACTGGAGGGAATCGTCGGACATTACAAACCTTCGGTCGAATAAACGGAACGCGGATCTCGCGGGTACTGTCAGCTCGCAGAATGGAAACCGAATCCTGAGATTAGAAAAGCCAGACCCCCGTCTCGTCAACCACCGCGCAGGCGAAAACTACGGTGTCGGAAGCATTTACGGTGATTACCCATGAATTTACCGCGAGGTCAGGTTGTTGCCGTTTGTTTGTCGAATGGGGGAATCCCCCGCCGTCCTGTCGTGTCGGCTGAATTGACCCCACAAGGATTGAAGGGGGACGGTCATCGTTACGACCAGCACTATGCTCCGCAGCGTGCCGTAACCTTGTTCAATCAGGAACTACTCGAACGATTTGCCGATGGGGTCACACCTTTCCCCCCAGGCAGCGTTGGCGAGAACATTACGATCATGGGGATCGATCTAACCACGCTGATGCCAGGGCAGTGTTTAACGATCGGCGAGGCAAAGATTCGGCTC
It encodes the following:
- a CDS encoding MOSC domain-containing protein, producing MNLPRGQVVAVCLSNGGIPRRPVVSAELTPQGLKGDGHRYDQHYAPQRAVTLFNQELLERFADGVTPFPPGSVGENITIMGIDLTTLMPGQCLTIGEAKIRLEKRWKPCHAKDAATGEVAPNTAELYGYFASVVTSASLQAGQVVEACDDQ